A genomic stretch from Candidatus Poribacteria bacterium includes:
- a CDS encoding alpha/beta fold hydrolase gives MRSKIIFIVIVLAVGISISYAEDRVAGHWEGHIEIPGQSLAVKVDLAINNSDWSGTIDIPTQGAKGLTLSDILVEENDEGVHVKFSIHGVPGNPTFDGKLHDGAISGKFSQGGAQFGFRLSREAVPSPARPQEPKPPFPYHIEEVTFQNGAVNLAGTLTVPQDDGTFSAVLLISGSGLQDRDETVFGHKPFWVIADHLSHAGIAVLRVDDPGIGKSTPHPKPPTTADFATDVAAGVAFLKQDDRIGHVGLIGHSEGGLIAVIVASRSTDVDFVGLMAGPGVPGAELLRKQNERIFDAAGIAGERKQSLLMLVDQLFTTLTSDMVEDEQRQVVEGIVRKQLEINGVPPAQQDETQVQALVEQSLTPWMRYFLTFDPRPALEKIRVPVLALNGELDVQVDAEQNLTAIAAALDKGGNQDVTVHRLPEHNHLFQRAKTGLVNEYGAIEETISPMVLDLIRDWVLSVTQ, from the coding sequence GTGCGAAGCAAAATAATTTTCATCGTTATAGTGTTAGCGGTGGGCATCTCGATTTCCTATGCGGAAGACCGCGTTGCGGGGCACTGGGAGGGACATATTGAAATTCCCGGTCAGTCACTCGCTGTGAAGGTAGATCTCGCTATTAATAACAGTGATTGGAGCGGGACTATCGACATTCCGACCCAAGGCGCGAAGGGATTAACACTGTCTGATATCCTCGTCGAGGAAAACGATGAGGGTGTGCACGTCAAGTTCTCAATTCATGGCGTACCGGGGAATCCGACCTTCGATGGAAAGCTACACGACGGTGCCATCAGCGGTAAATTCAGCCAAGGTGGTGCCCAATTTGGTTTCCGCCTTTCCCGTGAGGCAGTTCCCAGTCCCGCAAGACCGCAGGAACCGAAGCCACCTTTCCCCTACCACATTGAAGAGGTAACCTTTCAAAACGGTGCTGTTAATCTTGCTGGCACTTTGACTGTCCCGCAGGACGATGGTACCTTTTCAGCAGTGCTGCTTATCTCCGGCAGCGGTTTGCAGGATCGAGATGAGACCGTGTTTGGACACAAACCGTTCTGGGTGATTGCCGATCACTTGAGCCACGCAGGCATCGCGGTACTTCGTGTCGATGATCCAGGTATCGGTAAATCAACGCCACATCCGAAACCACCAACGACAGCGGACTTCGCAACGGATGTAGCAGCAGGCGTGGCGTTCCTCAAGCAGGATGATCGGATCGGTCATGTCGGGTTGATCGGTCACAGCGAAGGTGGTCTCATCGCGGTCATCGTCGCCAGTCGCAGCACTGATGTCGATTTTGTGGGGCTGATGGCAGGTCCTGGTGTGCCCGGTGCCGAGTTGCTGCGTAAACAAAATGAACGTATTTTCGACGCAGCCGGAATCGCGGGCGAGCGCAAGCAAAGTTTACTCATGCTCGTCGATCAGCTGTTTACAACCTTGACTTCAGACATGGTAGAGGACGAACAACGACAGGTGGTAGAGGGAATTGTCCGTAAGCAGCTTGAAATTAACGGTGTTCCACCTGCGCAACAGGACGAGACACAGGTGCAGGCACTCGTAGAACAGTCACTTACTCCATGGATGCGCTATTTTCTAACTTTCGATCCGCGTCCTGCCCTTGAAAAAATACGTGTTCCTGTCCTCGCGCTCAACGGTGAATTGGATGTGCAGGTTGATGCCGAGCAAAACCTGACCGCTATCGCAGCGGCACTTGACAAAGGTGGAAATCAAGATGTCACTGTACATCGCCTGCCGGAACACAATCACCTGTTTCAACGCGCCAAAACGGGCTTAGTCAACGAGTACGGGGCCATTGAGGAGACGATCTCGCCGATGGTATTAGATTTGATTCGAGATTGGGTATTGTCGGTAACACAGTGA